Proteins found in one Lutimonas zeaxanthinifaciens genomic segment:
- a CDS encoding glycosyltransferase family 4 protein, with the protein MKVLFLISKLNLGGAERVLSTLSNYLCQNGELRILIATYNNIEKDLYPIDSRIKRINYGGDIVEGNFSKLIYRMNRMKDLRNLVKVENPDIVIPLIWKMNLETILALIGMKINIVVCEHNNYYQIKSKLIRTWRLFLYQFANKVILLTHRDADIYEQYLNNVSVIPNPIFLNIPPKKYNREKRILCAGRLSKVKQFDHTIFVFSEILKTHPTWRLSIAGDGPELNKLKEYARLLKVESKVDFLGNVVDMSKIYKSHSIYVLSSEYEGFPMVLGEAMLCEMSVISYDCPTGPSEMIEDGVSGILVEHNNKLELINSVLKIIEDDELREKMGYNAKIKMEEFSISKIGSKWEDLINEFDKK; encoded by the coding sequence ATGAAAGTATTGTTCTTAATAAGTAAGTTGAATTTAGGCGGAGCCGAGAGAGTGCTGAGTACCCTCTCCAATTATTTGTGCCAGAATGGAGAATTAAGAATTCTAATTGCGACATATAATAACATTGAAAAGGATCTTTATCCAATTGACTCTCGAATTAAAAGAATTAATTATGGAGGTGATATTGTTGAGGGTAATTTCTCAAAGTTAATTTATAGAATGAATAGAATGAAAGACCTTCGTAATTTGGTTAAAGTTGAAAATCCTGATATTGTAATTCCTCTTATTTGGAAAATGAATTTGGAAACAATTTTAGCTTTAATTGGAATGAAAATAAACATAGTAGTGTGCGAGCATAACAATTACTACCAAATCAAATCTAAATTGATTAGAACTTGGAGGTTATTTTTATATCAATTTGCAAATAAAGTTATCTTATTAACACATAGGGATGCTGATATTTACGAGCAATATCTTAACAATGTTAGTGTTATTCCCAACCCTATATTTCTCAATATACCACCAAAAAAATACAATAGAGAAAAAAGAATTTTGTGTGCGGGAAGACTTTCGAAAGTGAAGCAGTTTGATCATACAATTTTTGTTTTTAGTGAAATATTAAAAACTCACCCCACTTGGCGATTAAGTATTGCTGGTGATGGTCCGGAACTCAATAAACTTAAAGAATATGCCAGATTGCTAAAAGTAGAGAGTAAAGTAGATTTTCTTGGAAATGTGGTAGATATGAGTAAAATTTATAAAAGTCACAGTATATACGTTTTATCTTCAGAATATGAAGGATTCCCAATGGTCTTAGGAGAGGCAATGCTCTGTGAAATGTCGGTTATAAGTTACGATTGCCCAACAGGGCCATCAGAAATGATTGAAGATGGAGTTTCTGGAATTTTAGTGGAGCATAATAATAAACTAGAATTAATCAATAGTGTCTTAAAAATTATAGAGGATGATGAATTACGTGAAAAAATGGGTTATAATGCAAAAATAAAAATGGAGGAATTTTCAATTTCGAAAATTGGATCAAAGTGGGAAGATTTAATAAATGAATTTGATAAAAAATGA
- a CDS encoding glycosyltransferase, translating to MSSMKKKIKIMFLVPSMRGGGSERVISNLLKNLNNSEYELELVLVAKEGKYLSSIPEYVKIVDLKSKKVRNAIPKIVSYVYKNKPDVLMTTLSHLNLAIGCLIPILPKKIKYIARESNTVSISIKAENNSSLHSFLYRKVMNNFDLIICQSNFMARDIIDNFSVNTEKVKIINNPVDHSEIESKVMIKQNLFDNLKINLLGVGRFNFVKGFDKLIIAIKNLPEDYHLTLIGEGEDKDFLQRRVEEFNIQNKVSFLDFQTNIFQFMKQADFLISTSRYEGLPNVILESIACGTPVIAFNCPGGTGEIIEDSYNGFLVECGNTRDLVDKILEASKMKWNSSKIIQNSKERYSISKIIYEYEKLLK from the coding sequence ATGAGCTCAATGAAAAAGAAAATTAAAATAATGTTTTTGGTTCCTTCAATGCGTGGAGGAGGTTCAGAGCGAGTTATTAGTAATCTATTAAAAAATTTAAACAATTCAGAGTATGAATTGGAATTAGTACTTGTGGCGAAGGAGGGGAAGTATTTATCCTCGATTCCAGAATATGTTAAAATTGTGGATTTGAAATCGAAAAAAGTAAGGAATGCCATTCCAAAAATAGTCAGTTATGTTTACAAAAATAAGCCCGATGTCCTAATGACTACTTTAAGTCATCTGAATTTAGCGATTGGATGTTTAATACCAATACTTCCAAAAAAAATTAAATACATAGCTAGGGAATCTAATACGGTGAGTATATCAATAAAGGCAGAAAATAATTCAAGTTTACATTCTTTTTTATATCGAAAAGTTATGAATAATTTTGATTTGATTATATGTCAGTCTAATTTTATGGCAAGGGATATAATAGATAATTTTTCTGTTAATACGGAAAAAGTAAAGATTATTAATAATCCGGTTGATCATTCAGAAATTGAGTCCAAAGTTATGATTAAACAAAATTTATTTGATAATTTAAAAATTAATCTTCTTGGTGTCGGCCGATTTAATTTTGTGAAAGGGTTCGATAAGTTGATTATTGCAATAAAAAATTTACCAGAGGATTACCATTTGACACTAATTGGAGAAGGTGAGGATAAAGATTTTTTACAACGTAGAGTTGAAGAATTTAACATTCAGAATAAAGTTTCTTTTTTAGACTTTCAAACGAATATTTTTCAATTCATGAAACAAGCCGATTTTTTAATTTCAACCTCAAGGTATGAGGGATTACCGAATGTCATTTTAGAATCCATTGCATGTGGAACTCCTGTAATTGCTTTTAACTGTCCAGGAGGTACCGGCGAAATAATTGAAGATTCTTATAATGGTTTTTTAGTGGAATGCGGAAACACTAGGGATTTAGTCGATAAAATATTAGAGGCCTCTAAAATGAAGTGGAATTCTTCTAAAATAATTCAAAATAGTAAAGAAAGATATAGTATTTCCAAAATTATTTATGAATATGAAAAATTACTTAAATGA
- a CDS encoding O-antigen ligase family protein, protein MAVISLFVFIVFLSFESKRFFFTRFGILIATLIGCFNNVFEFFYPETFFPIDSEHKVLGRSAGFFVNANIAGTALNLGLILSIEIIQKRFRSIYSFIVFIGILFTFSRSGMAGWFLLMVIFSFKNVLDVKKIVFLSGALLVFIYLGLPKINNFLNDNMSGAVSNITNRLLWFSNPEIHRDSSQIERELVAGRAWNAFLEKPYFGNGIGYTSNWDLRTGPHNIYLVTLAEYGLIGILIYPALIYLSILRLENLKNYINVSFFVLTLFVGIFSHNLLTDTFLFYTCAIISIINFNKNEYE, encoded by the coding sequence TTGGCTGTAATTTCACTCTTTGTTTTTATCGTGTTTTTATCTTTTGAAAGCAAAAGATTTTTCTTTACGAGATTTGGTATTCTAATTGCTACCTTAATCGGCTGTTTCAATAATGTTTTTGAATTTTTCTATCCCGAAACATTTTTCCCTATTGATTCTGAACATAAGGTTTTGGGACGATCTGCCGGGTTTTTTGTTAATGCTAATATAGCCGGAACAGCATTGAATCTGGGATTAATATTGTCAATAGAAATTATTCAGAAGAGATTCAGAAGCATATATTCATTTATTGTTTTTATTGGAATTTTGTTTACATTTTCAAGATCAGGAATGGCGGGCTGGTTTTTACTAATGGTTATATTTAGTTTTAAAAATGTTTTGGATGTCAAAAAGATTGTTTTTCTATCTGGAGCTCTTTTAGTATTTATTTATTTGGGATTGCCTAAAATTAACAACTTTTTGAATGATAATATGTCAGGTGCCGTATCAAATATTACGAATAGACTATTGTGGTTTTCAAACCCTGAAATTCATCGAGATTCGAGTCAAATTGAAAGAGAATTGGTGGCAGGAAGAGCCTGGAATGCTTTTTTGGAAAAACCGTATTTTGGAAATGGTATTGGTTATACGAGTAATTGGGATTTACGTACAGGGCCTCATAATATTTATTTAGTTACTCTAGCAGAGTATGGTTTGATTGGAATTTTAATTTATCCAGCATTGATTTATTTGTCAATTCTGAGGCTGGAAAATCTCAAAAATTATATAAATGTATCATTTTTTGTTTTGACCTTGTTTGTTGGGATTTTCAGCCATAATCTTCTAACTGACACCTTTTTGTTCTATACCTGTGCCATTATATCAATCATAAATTTCAATAAGAATGAATATGAATGA
- a CDS encoding acyltransferase produces the protein MRLVDLFNLVIARINGPTKFAIKNGVSLGDNCKIRTFNFGSEPYLIKMGSNVSTARGVSFVNHDGGVEVLRNLYNEFKDADLIGTIEIGDNVFIGLNSTVLYGSKIGSNVIIGSHSIVKGELKSNSVYAGVPAKYICSINEYREKNSKNIVRTKGLTNSEKKKYLLNHFFDN, from the coding sequence ATGAGATTAGTTGATTTATTTAATTTAGTAATAGCAAGAATCAATGGGCCGACAAAATTTGCTATTAAAAATGGAGTTAGTTTAGGTGATAATTGTAAAATCAGGACATTTAACTTCGGTAGCGAACCTTATTTAATAAAAATGGGTAGTAATGTGAGTACTGCACGGGGGGTGAGTTTTGTAAATCATGATGGAGGAGTAGAGGTATTGAGAAATCTTTACAATGAATTTAAGGATGCAGATCTAATAGGAACTATTGAGATTGGAGATAATGTATTTATTGGACTAAACAGTACTGTTTTATACGGATCAAAAATTGGAAGTAATGTTATCATCGGAAGTCATAGTATTGTGAAAGGTGAGTTGAAATCCAACAGTGTCTATGCCGGAGTTCCGGCGAAATATATTTGTAGTATTAACGAATACAGAGAAAAAAATTCTAAAAATATTGTTCGCACAAAAGGCTTAACTAATTCTGAAAAAAAGAAGTATTTACTAAATCATTTTTTTGATAATTAA
- a CDS encoding GumC family protein, with amino-acid sequence MSKYKGVENYVNPDFGKKESKENIRILLEKYFYFKNWYIFSLIIMLILSVVFLIMKQKSYEIQSTIYIDDKESGGLTTEISSLEDLGIMNASAKKSIINEISVLKSRNLIQKVIDDLNLNISYFRRDNWIEREVYVEDIPFRVNCLGMDSLVSKIDTSFYVLPKSKDQIWLKDQNKDLLGEVTYGEVFQTKFGDVIIHRNLDIQFDYDEEFRVQLKPKDRVLHQLSNQIMVQQENVKSSILKLKLRSKVKKKGIQILNLLIETYNNQAIDYKRLITENTDTFINDRIIDISNDLRDVDKGVEEFKTRNKLSDISQESSLTLQSNADLEDKIVELGSQIQLVDFLLDHLRNNSDDLIPSNIILVDARADESANIYNQLLLERNRILKNSSRLNPTVINLESQMLTLRRGIEQNLINFRSSLNFSLKDARNQEYRLNTKRGNTPGQEREFQDIKRKQQIVESLYLYLLQKKEENAIKLGLPVPNAKIIDSAFVVEESVSPKPLLTIFAFGFIGMLIPMVLMFIRLSLDNKVHSREDVENFVNAPVLGEIPETKIRNKIVVSDNNNDEIAESFRLIRTNIGFLLPNIESSAKSIFITSTIPSEGKTFITINLAASLALLEKKVIVIGADIRKPKIQEYLDMNHKIGLSNYLINKNFKEEDIIISSDNYKFDFIPSGDIPPNPSEILTNGRFDEIISFCKENYDYVLVDTPPIKLVTDTLLIAQFADLFIYTIRAEVLDKRMLKLIQSIQTNKRLPNLTLLINGLNVKRQRYGYSSYNYYGKRKVTWKERIKINFRTF; translated from the coding sequence ATGTCGAAATATAAAGGAGTAGAGAATTATGTAAATCCCGATTTTGGGAAAAAGGAATCAAAGGAAAATATTCGAATTTTACTCGAGAAATACTTTTATTTTAAGAATTGGTATATCTTTTCTTTGATTATTATGTTGATTTTGTCAGTTGTTTTTCTAATTATGAAACAAAAGAGTTACGAAATTCAGAGCACAATTTATATAGATGACAAGGAAAGCGGAGGATTAACAACTGAAATTTCATCTCTCGAGGATCTAGGAATTATGAATGCCTCGGCAAAAAAGTCAATCATTAATGAAATTAGCGTACTTAAATCAAGAAATTTAATTCAAAAGGTTATTGACGATTTAAATTTGAATATCAGTTATTTTCGGAGGGATAATTGGATCGAAAGAGAAGTTTATGTTGAAGATATACCGTTTAGAGTTAATTGCTTGGGGATGGATTCACTGGTTTCAAAAATTGATACCTCGTTTTATGTTTTGCCAAAATCCAAGGATCAGATATGGCTCAAAGATCAAAATAAAGATCTCCTTGGTGAAGTGACATACGGAGAGGTGTTTCAAACCAAATTTGGAGACGTTATTATCCACAGAAATCTTGATATCCAATTTGATTATGATGAAGAATTCAGAGTTCAACTCAAGCCTAAAGATAGAGTATTGCATCAACTTAGTAATCAAATTATGGTTCAGCAAGAAAATGTAAAGTCTAGTATTCTTAAATTAAAATTACGAAGTAAAGTAAAAAAGAAAGGAATCCAAATTTTAAATTTATTGATTGAAACATACAATAATCAAGCTATTGATTATAAGCGCTTGATTACGGAAAATACAGATACTTTTATCAATGATCGAATAATCGATATATCGAATGACCTGCGAGATGTTGATAAGGGAGTAGAAGAATTCAAAACAAGAAACAAGCTTTCAGATATTTCCCAAGAATCATCCTTAACCCTGCAAAGCAATGCAGATCTTGAAGATAAAATTGTAGAATTAGGCTCGCAGATTCAATTAGTGGATTTTCTTCTCGATCATTTAAGAAATAATAGTGATGATTTAATTCCTTCGAATATCATTTTGGTCGATGCCCGAGCAGATGAAAGTGCCAATATTTACAATCAACTGTTATTGGAAAGAAATCGGATTTTAAAGAATTCAAGTAGGCTTAATCCCACAGTTATTAATTTAGAATCACAGATGCTTACATTGAGAAGAGGAATTGAACAAAATCTCATAAATTTTCGCTCCTCATTAAATTTTTCACTGAAAGATGCCCGAAATCAGGAATATAGGCTTAACACAAAAAGGGGTAATACACCAGGTCAAGAAAGAGAGTTTCAAGATATTAAAAGAAAACAGCAAATAGTTGAATCCTTATATTTGTATTTATTACAGAAAAAGGAAGAAAATGCTATTAAATTAGGTTTACCTGTTCCGAACGCTAAAATTATAGACTCCGCGTTTGTCGTAGAAGAAAGCGTTTCTCCCAAACCATTGTTAACTATTTTTGCTTTTGGATTTATTGGAATGCTAATTCCTATGGTTCTTATGTTTATTAGATTATCTTTAGATAACAAGGTTCATAGTAGGGAGGATGTTGAAAACTTCGTTAATGCCCCTGTTCTAGGAGAAATTCCCGAGACTAAAATCCGGAATAAAATTGTTGTCTCCGATAACAACAATGATGAAATTGCTGAATCATTTAGACTTATAAGAACGAACATTGGTTTCTTATTACCAAATATTGAATCGTCTGCTAAATCAATTTTTATTACTTCAACAATACCTTCAGAAGGAAAAACATTTATAACTATAAATCTTGCGGCATCTTTGGCGCTATTAGAAAAGAAAGTAATAGTAATCGGAGCTGATATAAGAAAACCGAAAATTCAGGAATATTTAGATATGAATCATAAAATTGGTTTATCAAATTATTTGATAAATAAAAACTTTAAAGAAGAAGATATAATAATTAGTAGTGATAATTATAAATTTGATTTTATACCGAGTGGTGATATCCCTCCAAATCCATCAGAAATTTTAACAAATGGAAGATTTGATGAAATAATTAGTTTTTGTAAAGAGAATTATGATTATGTATTAGTTGACACGCCTCCTATCAAACTTGTTACAGACACATTACTAATAGCACAATTCGCAGATCTTTTTATTTATACAATCAGAGCGGAGGTTTTGGACAAAAGAATGTTGAAATTGATCCAGTCTATTCAAACAAATAAAAGATTGCCTAATTTGACACTACTAATCAACGGACTTAATGTAAAGAGGCAACGGTATGGATACAGTAGTTACAATTATTACGGGAAAAGAAAAGTAACATGGAAAGAAAGAATTAAAATTAACTTTAGAACATTTTGA
- a CDS encoding NAD-dependent epimerase/dehydratase family protein, producing MKILVTGGSGFIGTRLIEDLLSNNHDVIIFDKVISKVFPNLCVVGDVRDEEALISACKGVDIIFNLAAEHADDVAPISLYKDVNVHGALNLIKAAELNGVKKIVFTSSVAVYGLNQGAPNEKSKLSPFNEYGKSKLEAELAFKKWADQNGLNSLTIIRPSVVFGEGNRGNVYNLLLQIKNKRFLMVGSGENKKSMAYVGNISHFLSKLTDGKSGVQVFNYADKPDLDSKNIVAIAKDAFQINTKYPSIPYPIAMIAGYALDLMAKLLNRKFPISSIRIKKFCADTTIDTKKLEDSGFIPPFSLELGLQKMIKKDFLNKI from the coding sequence ATGAAAATATTAGTTACGGGGGGATCTGGTTTTATCGGCACTAGATTAATTGAAGACCTACTGTCGAATAATCATGATGTAATCATTTTTGATAAGGTTATAAGTAAAGTTTTTCCGAATTTATGTGTCGTTGGAGACGTAAGAGATGAAGAAGCATTAATTTCGGCATGCAAAGGAGTTGATATTATTTTCAATTTAGCTGCAGAACATGCGGACGATGTTGCTCCTATTAGTCTTTATAAAGACGTTAATGTTCACGGTGCTTTGAATCTTATTAAAGCAGCCGAATTGAATGGAGTGAAGAAAATTGTATTTACGAGTTCTGTCGCAGTTTATGGTCTGAATCAGGGTGCTCCGAACGAGAAATCAAAACTTTCTCCATTTAACGAGTATGGAAAGTCTAAATTAGAGGCTGAATTAGCATTTAAAAAATGGGCCGATCAAAATGGCCTTAATTCATTAACAATCATTCGTCCTTCTGTAGTTTTTGGAGAAGGAAATAGAGGAAACGTTTATAATCTTTTGTTACAAATTAAGAATAAGAGATTTTTAATGGTTGGTTCAGGCGAGAATAAAAAATCTATGGCTTATGTTGGAAACATTTCTCACTTTTTATCTAAGTTAACGGATGGAAAAAGCGGAGTTCAGGTATTTAACTATGCTGATAAACCTGATTTAGATTCCAAAAACATTGTTGCAATAGCTAAGGATGCTTTTCAGATAAATACAAAATATCCCTCAATACCATATCCAATTGCTATGATAGCAGGTTACGCACTTGATTTAATGGCAAAATTACTGAATAGGAAATTTCCTATAAGTTCAATTCGTATAAAAAAATTCTGTGCCGATACTACCATAGACACAAAAAAGTTAGAGGATTCAGGATTTATCCCACCTTTTTCGTTGGAATTAGGATTGCAAAAAATGATTAAAAAGGATTTTTTGAACAAAATATAA
- a CDS encoding acyltransferase family protein: MIKSIVYLRAIASILVLISHSAHKASQYSTNPMYWYKVKGIGVDLFFIVSGFILCYITYDKVKNPFHFLRARILRIMPLYWVLTIFALVIYFILPDKVNSSGGETNIYASFFILPTKDNLLITNGWTLRYTVLFYVIYSIGLFFSIKNRNLIIALILIILFSSGLFLNPKNIYLNYITSGYLFEFFLGILIFYIHKNIKMGQTYGLILIFLSGAIVVFLKQMEISSGYRIIDNGITSFFFFLGMLAVEPFFQKHKNSQISKLMTEIGNSSYSLYLFHPFILVLTSLILQKFHLTNFGYFFILNLMLSSIIGGYICYFFIEKPLIKFTKAKLNSGNNTNKLKRFQINNVT, translated from the coding sequence GTGATTAAATCCATAGTTTATTTGCGCGCAATCGCTTCAATTTTAGTATTAATAAGTCATTCTGCACATAAGGCTTCTCAATATAGTACAAATCCTATGTATTGGTATAAGGTCAAGGGTATTGGGGTAGATCTTTTTTTTATAGTTTCAGGATTCATTCTTTGTTATATTACCTATGATAAAGTTAAAAACCCATTTCATTTTTTAAGGGCAAGGATATTGAGAATAATGCCTTTATATTGGGTTTTAACAATTTTTGCTTTGGTAATATACTTTATTTTACCTGACAAAGTAAATAGTTCTGGGGGAGAAACTAATATATATGCTTCTTTTTTTATCCTTCCCACTAAGGATAATTTGCTTATAACAAATGGATGGACACTTAGGTATACAGTATTATTCTATGTTATATATAGTATTGGTCTCTTTTTTTCCATAAAAAACAGGAATTTAATTATAGCTTTAATTTTAATTATTTTATTTTCATCGGGACTATTTTTAAACCCAAAAAATATTTACTTAAATTACATTACTAGTGGGTATTTATTTGAATTTTTTTTAGGTATATTGATCTTCTATATTCATAAAAATATAAAAATGGGACAGACATACGGACTAATTCTAATTTTCTTGTCAGGAGCAATAGTCGTTTTTCTAAAGCAAATGGAAATTTCCAGTGGTTACAGAATCATTGATAACGGAATTACCAGTTTTTTCTTTTTCCTAGGAATGCTTGCTGTTGAACCTTTTTTTCAAAAACATAAGAACAGTCAAATAAGTAAACTAATGACAGAGATAGGAAATAGTTCATACTCTTTGTATTTATTCCATCCATTTATATTAGTACTGACATCATTAATATTGCAAAAATTTCATTTGACTAATTTCGGATACTTTTTTATTTTAAACCTTATGTTGAGTTCAATCATTGGTGGCTATATTTGTTATTTCTTCATTGAAAAACCTTTAATAAAATTTACCAAAGCCAAGCTGAATTCTGGGAATAATACAAATAAATTAAAAAGATTTCAAATAAACAATGTCACCTAA
- the murJ gene encoding murein biosynthesis integral membrane protein MurJ, translating into MSFFKELFVAYFFGTSRDLDLLLYALTFTSTMYFIINGAMSSTVVPNFLKFKNKDESQKNNYLASVYSIFLGISLLLCTSLYFFHVELIHLIAPGFTPDELLDISSFMKYFIVYLFLSFLGSLFQIILNANKRFFVSGLLMSITPFFIILMILIFNKLGVISIAFGIVSGAFIQYIIAFIVIRAEFNLNLINLEDLRSKYGDIFHNFSILFFGGLFIGLIDLTDQSFASLAGDGGISSLNYGNKIPALFDGLFVTVLGTVLFSTFSENIAKRRNNANKVLFVKTIKMVLVFGVIFSLILVMISKDLISIVFERGAFNQESVLKVYPIQSALFLRLPFSAMAIISARMMNSYELNKAMLMINIISFFLNAALDFILIKKFGVVGIAFATLLTYIWSASLNYIVVIRHFKSKSI; encoded by the coding sequence ATGTCTTTTTTTAAAGAACTCTTTGTAGCATATTTCTTTGGCACATCTAGAGATTTAGATTTGTTATTGTACGCTTTGACTTTTACAAGCACAATGTATTTTATTATTAATGGCGCTATGTCAAGCACGGTTGTTCCAAATTTTCTGAAATTTAAGAATAAAGATGAATCACAGAAGAATAATTATTTGGCATCTGTATATTCGATCTTCTTAGGTATCTCGTTGCTGCTATGTACATCACTGTATTTCTTTCATGTTGAATTGATCCACCTTATAGCTCCGGGTTTTACTCCTGATGAATTACTCGATATCTCGAGTTTTATGAAGTATTTTATTGTCTATTTGTTTTTATCTTTTTTGGGTTCTTTATTTCAGATTATTTTGAATGCAAATAAAAGATTTTTTGTCTCTGGTTTGTTAATGTCGATCACACCTTTTTTTATAATCTTAATGATTCTAATTTTTAATAAGTTAGGTGTGATATCAATTGCATTTGGAATAGTTTCTGGAGCTTTTATCCAATATATTATAGCTTTTATAGTGATCAGGGCTGAGTTTAATTTGAATCTAATAAACTTAGAAGATCTAAGATCAAAATATGGTGACATATTTCATAATTTCAGCATCCTTTTTTTTGGTGGATTGTTTATTGGTTTGATAGATCTTACTGATCAATCCTTTGCATCTTTAGCTGGAGATGGAGGAATTTCATCTTTAAACTATGGAAACAAGATTCCCGCTCTTTTTGATGGTCTATTTGTAACGGTACTTGGAACCGTTTTATTTTCAACATTTTCTGAAAATATTGCTAAACGAAGAAATAATGCGAATAAAGTACTTTTTGTAAAAACAATTAAAATGGTATTAGTTTTTGGGGTTATTTTTTCTCTTATCCTTGTAATGATATCTAAGGATTTGATTTCTATTGTTTTTGAAAGAGGAGCTTTTAATCAGGAATCGGTATTAAAAGTTTATCCAATTCAATCGGCATTATTTTTGAGGCTTCCATTCAGTGCAATGGCAATTATTTCTGCGCGTATGATGAATTCATATGAATTAAATAAGGCCATGTTAATGATAAATATTATTAGTTTTTTTTTAAATGCTGCATTGGATTTTATTTTGATAAAGAAATTTGGAGTAGTAGGTATAGCATTTGCAACTTTATTGACCTACATCTGGTCGGCAAGTTTGAACTACATTGTTGTAATTAGACATTTTAAAAGTAAATCGATATGA
- a CDS encoding glycosyltransferase, producing MNEKLFVINSLTSGGAEKVLTVLLQELIKYDHKVNLAVLEKNNFYDLPNKVRIHYLSESDGNEKAFYKFLKLPYLAYKMNKLIKRNNFLVVQSHTYRSNYVNLICSLLNRNYESQIVNHGIASRYKKKGLLGAINLILIKWLYPKADVVITVSKMMMEDLTKLVELKEKTRVINNPYNLEEIKEMSKEEVSSIEFKSDQKYIITVGRIIPLKRIQDIIESLINLPENVNLIILGEGELKEELVKIVIGKKLTHRVHFMGLVKNPFKYLSRSDIFVLASETEGFPNVLIEAMACGTPIVSSDCLSGPREILAPESSIDFRLETGIEMAKYGILFGVGDVAALTQGINLLLNDKKKNLIYRSNIIERAREYSVEKIVLKYKNILHSV from the coding sequence ATGAATGAAAAACTTTTCGTAATTAATTCACTTACAAGTGGTGGTGCAGAAAAGGTACTTACAGTCCTGTTGCAGGAATTGATAAAATATGACCATAAAGTAAACCTAGCTGTACTTGAGAAAAATAATTTTTATGATTTACCGAATAAAGTTAGGATTCATTATCTGTCAGAAAGCGATGGTAATGAAAAAGCATTCTATAAATTTCTTAAATTACCTTATTTGGCCTATAAAATGAATAAATTAATTAAAAGAAATAATTTCTTAGTAGTTCAAAGCCATACTTATAGGTCCAATTATGTCAATTTAATTTGTAGTCTTTTAAACCGAAATTATGAATCTCAAATAGTGAATCATGGTATTGCATCGAGATATAAAAAGAAAGGATTACTTGGTGCAATAAATTTGATTCTAATTAAATGGTTATATCCAAAGGCAGATGTCGTTATCACGGTCTCAAAGATGATGATGGAAGATTTAACCAAACTAGTAGAATTAAAGGAAAAGACAAGAGTTATAAATAACCCTTATAATCTCGAAGAAATAAAAGAAATGAGTAAGGAAGAAGTTTCTAGTATTGAATTCAAAAGCGATCAAAAATATATTATAACTGTTGGAAGGATTATCCCTTTAAAGAGAATACAAGATATTATTGAATCATTGATCAATCTGCCCGAGAACGTTAACCTGATCATTCTTGGAGAAGGTGAATTAAAGGAAGAGCTTGTTAAAATCGTCATTGGGAAGAAATTAACCCATAGGGTTCACTTTATGGGCTTAGTTAAAAATCCTTTTAAATATTTATCTAGATCTGATATTTTTGTTCTAGCTTCGGAGACGGAAGGATTCCCAAACGTCTTAATTGAGGCAATGGCCTGTGGTACACCGATTGTTTCCAGTGATTGTTTAAGTGGGCCTAGAGAAATTTTAGCTCCCGAATCAAGTATAGATTTTAGATTAGAAACTGGAATTGAAATGGCGAAATATGGTATATTGTTTGGAGTCGGAGATGTTGCAGCTTTGACTCAAGGAATAAATTTACTACTTAATGATAAGAAAAAAAACTTGATCTATAGATCAAATATAATAGAAAGAGCAAGGGAATATTCTGTAGAAAAAATCGTTTTAAAATATAAAAACATATTGCATTCAGTATAA